From Nicotiana tabacum cultivar K326 chromosome 15, ASM71507v2, whole genome shotgun sequence, the proteins below share one genomic window:
- the LOC142169876 gene encoding pectin acetylesterase 8-like, which produces MMGILSGTSAGGLGAILHCVKCISLMLVSLLMRIGQEPTTLLHILELRPKFVLLPSVCGTTYLHATFIINSAYDSWQINNILVPEGVADPEHVRDTCKKDINKCSPSQIQTLQDFRSTFLEALNELGPSFHFHFLPFPPWH; this is translated from the exons ATGATGGGCATCCTTAGTGGAACTTCAGCAGGAGGGTTGGGTGCAATCCTACATTGTGTCAAATGCATCTCTCTGATGCTGGTTTCTTTATTAATGC GGATCGGCCAAGAACCTACCACTCTCTTGCACATTCTTGAGCTTAGACCCAAGTTTG TGCTTCTTCCCTCAGTATGCGGCACCACATATTTGCATGCCACTTTCATCATTAATTCGGCTTATGATTCTTGGCAG ATAAACAACATTTTGGTTCCCGAAGGTGTTGCTGACCCTGAACATGTTCGGGATACATGCAAGAAAGATATAAATAAATGCTCACCAAGTCAAATTCAAACTCTCCAAGATTTTAGGTCGACATTTTTAGAGGCATTGAACGAATTAGGACCAAGTTTTCATTTTCATTTCTTGCCATTTCCACCATGGCATTGA